A single Leishmania infantum JPCM5 genome chromosome 14 DNA region contains:
- a CDS encoding putative protein kinase has protein sequence MLEATNAARRRTSSIEQRNSYEALMHAIENRVNGDTVNITSIESKDAAASTGGYAAAPATATAAPKHVDPMATNGISQSEMLSAHLTEQLTDIPAALSPGSCVRQQSQQLPPAQRKKYGKEEVPTVAAAETDAAVRNTQQPAVPSQQQQQQCQRADMKHHADVADVGSEDDDDDGGAAQGDNEQALSLAALHSQPPITRRHAPTAMLEADEDEDDDDGTAYDGVKTQVLFKPVNRAAYREVVASTWKPEGLTRRTNTAGSGSQQNRNSNSSSSASEYKDSPHHPNSSDDDEEAIATMATRNKTGRAAARTAPSMKVFRVPSFPYGGGVTEQQARILQRQFDECIHNGEHLSSNAAGPALITKRDFDSGNYTEVSAATAQMDTTSFQPTSPYEFVVEVERDVRFDAVKAREERRHRFRQLVREKRAPATMGTFNLRVIMDPFKTGFEEEKNFPIVPGTVIAGRYEIIQMLGKATFSRAVRCYDLQDPIYNEDEESDEGEYEDDVDDDDANSATASPADGTENVACIGKGGVTTASCRGSDTATTASASKQQVKSVNTATKSRLKPKRRILGYGQVCLKIINNTKDFFDQSLDEIRLLTLLNRQKDPDDAHIVRLIDAFYYKEHVMLVTELLRDTLYDYGKYNREEEKEFYFTLPRLRRLTRQIVEALTYVHSLNLIHTDLKPENIMFVSYSRCIVKVIDFGSSCFLSDHLSSYIQSRSYRAPEVVLGCDYDGRIDVWSLGAILVEMVTGDVLFTSDTVPEMLARIVYVCGTPFPRRMLWEGRHTSDYINKFGCIYEYGGGADGQHDRPEKGDTDDGEEPYCLYTPVPTMAPHTCASSRKSRAAAAVPPPPRTTTAPYSVLREKLAAANMVDEEFIAFVEACLMLDHKKRPTSAELLEHPFIRDVVL, from the coding sequence ATGCTGGAGGCGACGaacgcggcgcggcgccgcacgagcTCGATCGAGCAGCGAAACTCGTACGAGGCTCTCATGCACGCCATTGAAAACCGCGTGAACGGCGATACAGTGAACATTACTAGTATTGAGAGCAAAGACGCGGCCGCTTCCACCGGTGGCtacgcagcggcacccgcgacggcgaccgcCGCCCCCAAGCACGTCGATCCCATGGCGACGAACGGCATTTCCCAGTCGGAGATGCTCTCGGCACATCTCACGGAGCAGCTGACCGACATTCCAGCCGCGCTGTCGCCCgggagctgcgtgaggcagcagtcgcagcaACTCCCGCCGGCTCAGCGAAAAAAATATGGAAAGGAGGAAGTTCCGACggttgcagcagcggagacggACGCCGCTGTGCGCAACACGCAGCAGCCTGCGGTGCcttcacagcagcagcagcagcaatgcCAGCGTGCGGATATGAAGCACCACGCGGATGTGGCAGACGTGGGCTcagaggacgacgacgatgacgggGGTGCGGCCCAGGGCGACAATGAGCAAGCGCTGTCTTTGGCAGCGTTGCACTCGCAGCCGCCAATAACGCGCCGCCATGCGCCCACTGCGATGCTCGAGGCAGATGAGGACGAGGATGATGATGACGGCACTGCCTACGACGGGGTCAAGACCCAGGTACTCTTCAAGCCAGTCAACCGCGCCGCTTACcgcgaggtggtggcgtcGACGTGGAAGCCAGAGGGCCTGACGCGCCGCACCAACAccgccggcagtggcagccaGCAGAACCGGAAtagcaacagcagcagcagtgcgagtGAGTACAAGGACAGCCCTCATCATCCAAACTCGTCTGACGACGATGAGGAGGCGATCGCGACGATGGCGACTCGCAACAAGACAGGCAGGGCGGCTGCTCGGACAGCGCCGTCTATGAAAGTGTTTCGCGTTCCCTCGTTCCCGTATGGCGGTGGTGTgacggagcagcaggcgcggatcctgcagcggcagttTGACGAGTGCATCCACAACGGCGAGCACCTCAGCTCCAACGCCGCCGGACCTGCCCTCATCACGAAGCGCGACTTTGACTCGGGCAACTACACCGAGGTCTCTGCAGCCACTGCGCAGATGGATACAACCTCCTTCCAGCCGACGTCTCCGTACGAGTTTGTCGTCGAGGTGGAGCGCGACGTCCGCTTCGACGCTGTCAAGGCCCGTGAAGAGCGTCGCCATCGCTTCCGGCAGCTCGTGCGCGAGAAGCGCGCGCCGGCCACGATGGGGACTTTCAACCTGCGCGTCATCATGGACCCGTTCAAGACAGGCTttgaggaggagaagaacTTCCCAATCGTGCCTGGAACCGTTATTGCCGGCCGCTACGAGATCATTCAAATGCTGGGCAAGGCCACCTTCAGCCGTGCGGTGCGCTGCTACGACCTACAGGATCCAATCTacaacgaggacgaggagagcgacgagggcgagtacgaagacgacgtcgacgacgacgatgcgaACAGTGCCACTGCCTCGCCGGCAGATGGGACCGAGAACGTGGCTTGCATCGGCAAGGGAGGTGTGACTACTGCCTCTTGCAGGGGGTCAGACACCGctaccaccgccagcgcTAGCAAGCAGCAAGTCAAGTCTGTCAACACAGCGACGAAGTCACGACTCAAGCCCAAGCGCAGGATTTTGGGGTATGGCCAAGTTTGCCTGAAGATCATCAACAACACAAAGGACTTTTTTGACCAATCGCTTGATGAAATACGGCTGTTGACGCTGCTGAACCGCCAGAAAGACCCTGATGATGCGCATATCGTGCGGCTCATCGACGCCTTCTACTACAAGGAGCATGTCATGCTCGTGACGGAACTGCTGCGCGACACCTTGTACGACTACGGCAAGTACAaccgggaggaggagaaagagtTCTACTTTACCCTTCCTCGCCTGCGCCGACTGACGCGGCAAATTGTCGAGGCGCTGACGTACGTGCACTCCCTCAACCTCATACATACCGATCTCAAGCCTGAGAACATCATGTTTGTCTCCTAcagccgctgcatcgtcAAGGTGATCGACTttggcagcagctgcttccTCAGCGACCACCTCAGCTCCTACATCCAGAGCCGCAGCTACCGGGCTCCAGAGGTGGTGCTGGGCTGCGACTACGACGGCCGCATTGACGTATGGTCACTTGGTGCGATTTTGGTAGAGATGGTCACAGGCGACGTGCTTTTCACCTCGGACACCGTGCCAGAGATGCTGGCGCGCATCGTGTACGTTTGCGGCACGCCGTTCCCGCGGCGCATGCTATGGGAAGGCCGTCACACAAGCGACTACATCAACAAGTTCGGGTGTATCTATGAgtacggcggcggtgcagatgGGCAGCATGACCGCCCCGAGAAGGGCGACACCGACGACGGGGAGGAGCCGTACTGCCTTTACACGCCGGTCCCGACCATGGCGCCGCACACTTGCGCATCTTCGAGAAAGTcgcgggcggcagcggcggtgccaccaccaccacggacgacgacggcccCATACAGCGTCTTGCGCGAGAAGCTGGCCGCTGCGAACATGGTGGATGAGGAGTTCATTGCGTTTGTGGAGGCGTGCTTGATGCTCGACCACAAGAAGCGGCCGACaagcgcggagctgctggagcaccCCTTCATCAGGGATGTGGTGCTGtga